The region TGGCGGCTCTCGCGACCGCGCCTCTGGCAGCCGCTGCCGCCGTCACTGAGCCGCTGGTGACGGGCCGGAGCGTGGCAGCCTCTGGAAATTATTGCGCGACCCCCGTGAAGACATGCTTGCTCTATGAGCCGGGATGGCTTGGAACTGGCTGTTCTTGCAAGGTCAATGACGGCGAAGCGCGGGGAACGGTTCAATAGTGTCACGCGACGCCAAACGTCTTTGATGAGGCTGCGACCGGGACACACCCGGCCGCGGTTTGAAGCGCCTTCCAATTGGGCCGCTGCCTTCCCCAAAGAGCGAACTCCTCGACCCGCAATTCCTGCCTTCAAATCCAGCGTCACCTTGAACTACACCGCGATGATGCTTTGTCCAGTTTTCCGGGAATCATCACGCCCGGCGGCACCCGTGCCGGCGCCCCGGTCACCGCCCTGATGATGCCCCAGAATGGGTCTCGCAGCGAAGCCGCGGGCCATATTTTAACTTTCTTTGGTCCTGTATGATCTCCTATTGCGAATGGATGAGGCGGGCGACCATGCCGAAGTGTATGAGGCATGCCATCTTGGGTATCACGGCGCTGCTCGTGACGAGCCTGGCCGGCCCCGCCAGTGCCGCCAAGCGCCTCCGGGTCTCCCAGCCTGCCGAGACCGTGGCGGCCCGCCCGGCGGGAACGCCGTTGATGGCGATCGTATCGCTCAGCGACCAGCGGGTCACGATCTATGATGCGGATGGCTGGATCTTGCGCGCCCCCGTCTCCAGCGGCCAAAGCGGACGAGAAACGCCCGCCGGTATTTTCAGCGTTCTGCAAAAAGAAGTGGAGCATCACTCCAACCTCTATGATGACGCCTCGATGCCCTACATGCAGCGCATCACCTGGTCCGGCATCGCGATGCATGCGGGAAAACTGCCCGGCTATCCCGCCTCGCATGGCTGTGTTCGGATGCCCTCTGACTTCGCCGAGCATCTCTACGATCTGACGAAAGTCGGCATGCGGGTGATCATCGCGCGCAACGATGTCCAGCCCGTCGCGATCGAACATCCCCTCCTCTTCAAACCGAAATTGGTCCCCGCTGATCTCGACCTCAAGACACTCGCCACCCATTGGTCACGCGCGGAAACGCCCGCAACGCCGCCCGAAGCCGTTTCCCCCGCCACAGAACCGCAACAGCCAGCCGCCGCTTCTCCCGCGACAGAAACGCTGCCATCTGACGCCGCTTCCTCTGCAACGGACTCGCCACCGCCGAACAGCCCGGTGGCGCCTTTGGTCACGTTGTCATCGATCGCGGCCGCCCAAATCGCGGCCGCGAATATGGCGGCAAAAAAGGCCGACGCGGCGCGATTGGCCGCCGCAAAATTGACGGCCGAGGCCGCCCGCCTCGTGCGCATGGCGGAGGCCAGCAAACTCCGGGCGGAAGCGCAACTCGGGGCCGCCAGTGCGGCGCTTGAGGAAGCTGCGTCGCCGGCGGCCATCCAACAGGCCACCGAACGGAAAGCAAAAGCGAGCGCAAAGCTGACGGAAGCGGAGACGCAACTTGCTGCCGCGCAGGAAGAAGCACCCCAGAAAGCGGAGGCCGCCGCGCACGCCCGGGACGAGGCAGACGCGGCCGCCACCGCGAAACTCGCGGCCATGGACGCCTCAAAAGCGGCGGCGCGGATGATGGCCCCGGTATCTATCTTCATCAGCAGGAAGACTCAGCGCCTCTATATAAGGCAGTCCTTTCAGCCGGTCTTCGAAAGTCCGGTTACGATTCGCGAGCCTGGGCGTCCTATCGGAACGCATATCTATACCGCGCTCGAGAGTGCGAACGGCGGAGCGGGTTTCCGCTGGAGTACCGTTTCGATGGAAGGGAGCGGGCTTGGCCAAAAACGCAAATCGCGCAACGAAGACGATTTTGATATCGAGCCGGTGTCGTTTGATTTAAATCCGGCCAAAGCAGCGCTCGACCGTATCGAGATTCAACAAGACATCATCGACCGCATCTCGGAAGTCATCTCGCCGGGATCGTCGCTGATCATTTCCGATGAAGGCATGAGCGTCGAGACCGGCGATAGCACCGACTTTGTGATCATCATGAGCGGCGAGCCGCAAGGCGGCATCAAGATGCGGCACCACACGGACGCTCACACCGTCCGCTATGAGCGGCAGAACAATCGCACCTATGGTCGGGCCTATGATGGTTGGAACGGCCGCGCGCCAACCTACCCGCGGTCCTATGAAAGCGGCGGTTTCTTTGGGCCTTGGTAGGGGCGCTGGAACGCAAACGGCTATAGATCATCGCCATTAAGTGAAGGTCTTTGCGTTTCCACGCTCCCGCCATAAGCTCCCGCTGGGGGGACGGGCATGGCGGACGAGACGGAGCACACGGGACCAGCGGCACCGCCAGACGCCGCCGCAGGTGACACAGCTCCCGCCCCCGACGAGCCGCCGCCACTTCCGGCGACGGCAATGGCCTTCGCTGGCACGGCAAAGGATCTCCAGGCGCTGCGCGACGCCGTGGTTGATGCCGCCAGTGTCGGCGCGGGACTGTGGTTCAGCTATCTCTTTGTGCTGCTCTACCTTCTCATCGCGGTTGGCGGCGTCACCCATCGCGATCTTTTCCTGCAGAGCCCCGTCAAGCTGCCGTTCCTCAATGTGGACCTGCCGCTGCTCGGCTTCTTCTGGCTCGGCCCGCTCATTTTCCTCATCGTGCATGCCTATGTGCTTTTGCATTTCGTCTTGCTCGCGGGAAAGGTCGGTGATTTCGACACCGAGTTACGAGAGCAGATCCCCGACGAAGACGTGCGACGGCGCCTGCGCCGCCAGCTGCCGAGCAACATCTTTGTGCAGTTTCTGGCCGGATCGCGCGAGGTGCGCACTGGCGTCATGGGTTTCATGCTGCGGCTGATCGCCCAGATCAGTCTCGTCATCGGCCCCATCGCGCTGCTGGTCTTTTTCGAGCTTCAGTTCCTGCCCTACCACGATTGGGCGATCACCTGGTGGCACCGGATCGCTGTCCTGGCCGACATCGTGCTGTTGTGGTTGCTATGGCCCTCCATCGCGCGCGGCGAGACGGCACGGTTAGGGTGGCGCGACTTGCAGCGCGCCAAGATCTGGATACTGGCTTTCGCAAGCCTTGCACCGGTTCTCCTGGTCACTGCGATCGCAACCTTCCCAGGCGAATGGGCTCAGAACAACCTGCCATCGCTACGATTCATCCCGTGGCCAGACGAAAGGGGACGCTGGTTTTCCCCGCATGAGCTGCTGGTTGCTGGCGAGGTCGATCTTGCCGCCCGCAAGCCAAAAAGCCTTTGGTCGAACCGCCTCGTTCTGCCGGGCTTTGACGTGATCGACCACACCAAATTCGATACCGAGGCAAAGATCGAGGCGCTTCCGGAAACCATCTCTCTTCGCGCGCGCCATCTTGAAGGCGCGGTGCTGATCGGTGCGAAACTCAGGAAAGCAGATTTTACTTCTGCGCGACTCCAGGGCGCGCGACTCGATGGCTCGGACTTGCGGAATGCAAGGTTCGAGTGCGACGACCGGGGCAGTGCCGAACCGCAATGCGCCCAGCTCCAGGGCGCATCGCTCAACGGCGCTCAGCTTCAGGGCGCGTCGCTCGACGGCGCCCAGCTCCAGGACGCCCGGCTCCTCGACGGCGTGCAGCTCCAGGGTGCATCGCTCAAGGGCACCAAGCTCCAAGGCGCGTGGCTCGTAGGTGCTCGGCTCCAGGGCGCGTCGCTCGATTACGCTCAGCTCCAGGGAGCGCAGCTTAATTTCGTGCAGCTTCAAGGCGCGTCGCTCACGAGCGCCGAGCTCCAGGGCGCGTCGCTTGATGGCGCCAAGCTCCAAGGCGCGTCGCTCAATTGGACGCAGCTTCAGGTCGCGTCGCTCAAGGTCGCGTCGCTCGATGGCGCCTACCTGCAGAACGCGCAGCTCCAGGGCGCGCAGCTCGACCGCTCAGATTTGCGGGGCGCAAACTTCGAGTGCGACGTGATCCGTCCAGAACCGCTCCAATGCACACGGCTCGAGGGCGCGTCGCTAAAACAAGTGTTCGCATGGCGAGCCGACGCTCGAAGGGCGGAAATCTGGGGCGCACGCGTCGCCGATCCGGAGACCGGCCAAAAATACCTATGTGAGAAAAACGGCGACCCATCCGCCTGCGACTGGTCGGCTGAATCGTTCGATGAGCTTAGGCGACTTATCACTGACAAAGTTCCCGAAGGCGAGAAGCGGCGCGCCGCCATGGAAAGGATCGCACAAAGCCTTGATCCATCGAAGCCCATGGAAGGAGAAGACGAAATAGCGAGGTTTTGGGAAGATCAGGCACACTCTTCCGTTGCCCATGAAGACTACGAAAAGCGCCTCGCCAGAGTTTGGCGCGAGACAGGCTGCGCCGAAGAAGGGGCACCTTACGTGCTTCGCGCCTTTCTCGGCCGTTTGGAAGTCTCCTGGGATTCCCCGTTTGACGAGCAAAGCCCGCACCTTCCTGCCCTCGCCGCCACCTTCCTCGACGAGGCGCATTGCCCTGGCGCGAATGGGCTCACTGACGCCGAGAAGGCAAAACTCAAAGCAATCCGCGACCGCCCGCTGACGCCTGCGCCGAAGCCGTGACACGCATACCTTCAACACGCCGGTAGGGTCATCACCAGGCAAAAACAGGCGCAAAACGGGAGACGTCGCCGGCACGAATTTTGCTTATCGCGCGATCTTACGTCTCTCAAGCCATTGGGCGTATCTCCCCTTGTAAGGTTTTCGACGCCAATCGTACCAAACCGTTTCACGTGAAACATTTTGGTACGATTGAGGGCCACGACCAATCGAAACGCGCGCTATGATTTTCGTGTTCCGCGTCTCGTGCCGCCGGTTTCTTGACCGGACATCATGAAGTAAGTGGGAAGGGGCCGTGTTCTTTTCCGGGCGTGCGCGGACAAAAACTTTTAGGCGCGGTCAGTAAGCCGCTCGATCATGGCGCCGCAGGCGCCAAGCTTCTCCTCGATATGCTCGAAGCCGCGATCAAGATGATAGACGCGATTGACCGTTGTTTCCCCTTCGGCCGCAAGGGCCGCGATGACGAGCGACATGGACGCGCGCAGGTCCGTCGCCATGACCGGTGCGCCTTGCAGCTCATCGACTCCTTCGACCACCGCGGCGTCGCCATCAAGCTTGATATGTGCGCCCAGGCGAACCAGTTCCTGAACATGCATGAACCGGTTTTCAAAAATGGTCTCGGTGATCCGCGAGGACCCTTTGGCCTTGGTCATCAAGGCCATGAACTGGGCTTGCAAATCCGTCGGAAAACCGGGAAATGGCGCGGTGGCAATATCGACCGGTAAAAGTCCCCTGCCGTTGCGCCGCACGCGAAGTCCTTCATTGGTGGCGGATATTTCCGCACCGGTTTTTTCGATGGCTTCGATCGCGCTTTCCAAGAGAGTTGGGCTCGCGCCTTCCAGCATCACATCACCGCCGGCCATCGCGACCGCCATCGCGTAGGTGCCAGCTTCGATGCGGTCAGGCAAAACCACATGGCGCGCGCCGGAAAGACTGCCAACGCCCTCGATCTCGACCGTGGACTGACCTGCACCTTTGATTCGCGCCCCCATTTTGATAAGGCAATCGGCAACATCGACGATCTCCGGCTCGCGCGCCGCGTTGTGAAGCACTGTATGGCCCTTTGCAAGGGAAGCGGCCATAAGCGCGGTATGGGTACCCCCGACTGTCACTTTTGGAAAATGGATCTCGGCGCCGCTCAGCCCCTTTGGCGCCTTGGCTTGCACATAGCCAGCCTCGATCTCGATCACCGCCCCAAGCTTCTCAAAAACCATGAGGAGAAGGTCGACGGGCCTTGTGCCTATCGCGCAACCGCCGGGGAGGGAAACCTTGGCCTCGCCCATCCGCGCGAGAAGCGGCGCGATGACCCAAAAACTCGCCCGCATCCGGGAGACGAACTCGTAGGGAGCCGTGGTATCGACGATCTGGCGTGCGCTGAGATGGAGAGCACGGCTGGCGCGCGCGGGAGCACCCGGGCGCCGGCCATCGATCGAGTGATCGACACCATGATGACCGAGAATACGTAGAAGCATGCCTACGTCCGCGAGATCGGGAATATTCTCAAGGGTTAAAGTCTCATTTGTAAGGAGCGACGCGATCATCAGCGGCAGGGCCGCGTTCTTCGCGCCAGAAATTCTTATAACGCCATTTAATTTTTGGCCGCCGACGATACGTATCCGGTCCAACAAATCCCCCTATTCGAAAACATCCGAAGCAGTCCGCTTGTACCCTCATCGCTTTTGTGAAGGCCCCGCATTTGGCCGAGCCTTCTTTCACCGAACCGCTTTGCCCCCCTCGCTTGGCGCAGTCTTGCATTGCGGCGTTTCATCCCCGGCCGGGAACGACTCCGCCTTCGCGCGGTCCCTCTTCTGCGCTTTGCGGCGCGCCAGATTGGCCCGCAGCGCTTGCGCGAGACGTTGGCCACGGGCGGCATTGCCCGAGTCCGCCCCGGAAGCAGCCATAGGCGCGGCGGCGGACTGGCTGATCAAATCGTATAGTCCCATAAGATTGTTTCAAAATTCTTTTAATTCTTCTTTCGCGGAAGCAACCAGCGAAAGGATAGCTGTCCTTTTAAAGCGGCGCAGCGGTCAAGGCAAGGCACCGGCCGCAGGGCTCGCGATTGATTGAAATATAGCGCAAATAGCGAGAGACCGGCCAACAATAAAATGGGCCTCTCCTCGAGAAATCCGCTCCATCAAGTTTCTGCCACATTTCAATAGCGTGCAAGCTGAGGTCTTGATTTTTCGTATTATCTTCCGTCGTGGCTGGCTTGGTTTGCTGGCGCTCGTGCGATAACTATACATATTGGGCACTTGCCCCCGGTGCGGCCGCGCCGCATAACCCCATCCGGGAATGCAGCGGTCGCCAGCTGGGGAGGGCAGCCTCCCGCGGCCGGAAAAAACGCAGGGACTACGCTTTGGATCAAAGATATGTGCGTCATGACCAGGAGCAAGAGCCAGGTGGCGGCTTGAGTGGATTTACGCGTAAGGCGCAGCCGGTCGCGCTTGTCTCCGTGCAGCACGACGCACACGTCCACCAGGACCATGCGGCGCGGGCGCGCCGCCGCTCGATCGGGCAAATACTCGCCGCTGTTTTCAGCCTCGCGATCGCGGCTTTTTCAATCTATGTCCTCGGGCGCGCGGTTTCCGCGGTGAGCCTGAGCGCCTTGCGCCAGGCTATCGCCGCGACGGGTGCCGATCAAATTGCTGGCGCCGCGCTGTTGACTGTCGTGTCCTTCCTCGCCTTGACTGGCTACGATGGGCTGGCGCTCCGCCAACTGCAAGCGCGCGTTCCTTATAAGACGACCGCGCTCGCCTCGTTCACCAGCTACGCGATTTCATTTACCTTGGGCTTTCCCTTGATCACGGCGGGCACGGTTCGCTATTGGATTTATTCGCAGGTCGGCTTAACGGCGAGCAAGGTCGCGAGTCTCACCGTGATCGCGGGTGTGACATTCTGGTTTGGCATGGTTTTTGTGCTTGGCGCTGGGCTCACGTTTCACGCCAGCGCAATCAGCACCATCAATCACATTTACCCCTTCTTAAATATGGTGATGGGGATTGGCGTGTTGGGAGCTGTCGTCGCGTACCTTGTCTGGGTGACGATCCGCCGTCGGCATATTAGCATTAAGGGCTTCAAGCTGGAATTGCCCGGTCTCGGTTTGACGGCCGGCCAAATTGTCCTCGGTGTCATCGATCAATCGGCGGCGGCGGGGGCATTATATGTTCTTCTCCCGAACCACGCCCAGCTAGATTACTTCACCTTCGCGGCGACCTATGTTTTTGCCTGCATTTTGGGTGTGGTGAGCAACGCGCCCGGAGGCATTGGCGTTTTCGAGGCGGCAATGCTGAAAGCCGTCCCGATCGCCTCGGAAGAAGCGCTGCTTGCTTCGCTGGTGTTGTTCCGGGTCATTTATTATCTCGTGCCATTTCTCTTTGCGCTCGCTTTCCTTGGGGCTCATGAGATTTTTCGCCGGTGGAACAGTTTACGTGAAGATATGAGCCTGAGCGAAGAAGAAACCGTTCTGGAAAATGAGATGAACCCGCTTCGCCGCTGGTACCGCGACACATGGCGCCCGAGACAATGACCTCAGCTTCGGTGATTGATGGTTAAGGTCTAGCACATTGTTTTCCGGCGGATCCTCTTACTGCTGGCGTGCGCCGGCATCCGCGAATGCAAGTTCAACTCGGCCCAAATCGAAGCGAAGTCACACATGCAGATTCGCTCTCGCCGCAGCGCCCACAGCATGATCCAGAGTGATACTTGATATCTGGGCACGCTCGTATCAGCCGTTACCTCAATGGGTGGCTTCATGGAAAACGAGTTGCAGGTGCGCGACCGCTTGATCATCAGTCAATTTATCGAGGCCTTGCCGGAGGCGGTAATCGTCATCGACGCAGCCGACAGGGTGGTTGCGGTGAATGCGCCAGCGCGCGTGTTGTTTCCCGTCTTGCGGCCAGACGATCTGCTGGCGCGCAGCCTGCGGGCGCCGGATGTCCTTGACGCGGTCAAGCGGGTGCGGGCCACTGGCGCTCCAGAACGGGTGACGTGGCTCGAACGCGTGCCCGTGGAAAGATTTTTTGAATTGCATGCCGCATCAATGGAAGGGCAGCACTTCGAACCCACGATGATATTGACATTGCGCGATTTGAGTGAGGTGCGCCGGGTCGAACGCATGCGGGTCGACTTTGTCGCAAATGCAAGCCACGAGCTGCGGACGCCTCTCGCGTCGTTGCTCGGATTTATCGAGACGCTCCAGGGGTCGGCGCGGGAGGATGCGAAAGCGCGGGCGAAATTTCTTTCGATCATGCGCGAACAGGCGCAACGGATGGCGCGGCTTGTCAATGATCTTTTATCATTGTCGCGGATCGAG is a window of Methylocapsa sp. D3K7 DNA encoding:
- the murA gene encoding UDP-N-acetylglucosamine 1-carboxyvinyltransferase, coding for MDRIRIVGGQKLNGVIRISGAKNAALPLMIASLLTNETLTLENIPDLADVGMLLRILGHHGVDHSIDGRRPGAPARASRALHLSARQIVDTTAPYEFVSRMRASFWVIAPLLARMGEAKVSLPGGCAIGTRPVDLLLMVFEKLGAVIEIEAGYVQAKAPKGLSGAEIHFPKVTVGGTHTALMAASLAKGHTVLHNAAREPEIVDVADCLIKMGARIKGAGQSTVEIEGVGSLSGARHVVLPDRIEAGTYAMAVAMAGGDVMLEGASPTLLESAIEAIEKTGAEISATNEGLRVRRNGRGLLPVDIATAPFPGFPTDLQAQFMALMTKAKGSSRITETIFENRFMHVQELVRLGAHIKLDGDAAVVEGVDELQGAPVMATDLRASMSLVIAALAAEGETTVNRVYHLDRGFEHIEEKLGACGAMIERLTDRA
- a CDS encoding L,D-transpeptidase family protein, with translation MPKCMRHAILGITALLVTSLAGPASAAKRLRVSQPAETVAARPAGTPLMAIVSLSDQRVTIYDADGWILRAPVSSGQSGRETPAGIFSVLQKEVEHHSNLYDDASMPYMQRITWSGIAMHAGKLPGYPASHGCVRMPSDFAEHLYDLTKVGMRVIIARNDVQPVAIEHPLLFKPKLVPADLDLKTLATHWSRAETPATPPEAVSPATEPQQPAAASPATETLPSDAASSATDSPPPNSPVAPLVTLSSIAAAQIAAANMAAKKADAARLAAAKLTAEAARLVRMAEASKLRAEAQLGAASAALEEAASPAAIQQATERKAKASAKLTEAETQLAAAQEEAPQKAEAAAHARDEADAAATAKLAAMDASKAAARMMAPVSIFISRKTQRLYIRQSFQPVFESPVTIREPGRPIGTHIYTALESANGGAGFRWSTVSMEGSGLGQKRKSRNEDDFDIEPVSFDLNPAKAALDRIEIQQDIIDRISEVISPGSSLIISDEGMSVETGDSTDFVIIMSGEPQGGIKMRHHTDAHTVRYERQNNRTYGRAYDGWNGRAPTYPRSYESGGFFGPW
- the phoR gene encoding phosphate regulon sensor histidine kinase PhoR — translated: MENELQVRDRLIISQFIEALPEAVIVIDAADRVVAVNAPARVLFPVLRPDDLLARSLRAPDVLDAVKRVRATGAPERVTWLERVPVERFFELHAASMEGQHFEPTMILTLRDLSEVRRVERMRVDFVANASHELRTPLASLLGFIETLQGSAREDAKARAKFLSIMREQAQRMARLVNDLLSLSRIEQNLHLRPQAAVDIVAILRHIADTLAPMASDNDVSLKLDVPGNAIVTGDRDELLRVAENLVENAIKYGASDSRSSSRKVEISLAAKQRQCVLTVRDHGPGIAPEHLPRLTERFYRVDPGQSRAKGGTGLGLAIVKHIVARHRGRLGIESKLGEGTTFSVSLPLYGD
- a CDS encoding lysylphosphatidylglycerol synthase domain-containing protein — protein: MRHDQEQEPGGGLSGFTRKAQPVALVSVQHDAHVHQDHAARARRRSIGQILAAVFSLAIAAFSIYVLGRAVSAVSLSALRQAIAATGADQIAGAALLTVVSFLALTGYDGLALRQLQARVPYKTTALASFTSYAISFTLGFPLITAGTVRYWIYSQVGLTASKVASLTVIAGVTFWFGMVFVLGAGLTFHASAISTINHIYPFLNMVMGIGVLGAVVAYLVWVTIRRRHISIKGFKLELPGLGLTAGQIVLGVIDQSAAAGALYVLLPNHAQLDYFTFAATYVFACILGVVSNAPGGIGVFEAAMLKAVPIASEEALLASLVLFRVIYYLVPFLFALAFLGAHEIFRRWNSLREDMSLSEEETVLENEMNPLRRWYRDTWRPRQ
- a CDS encoding pentapeptide repeat-containing protein produces the protein MADETEHTGPAAPPDAAAGDTAPAPDEPPPLPATAMAFAGTAKDLQALRDAVVDAASVGAGLWFSYLFVLLYLLIAVGGVTHRDLFLQSPVKLPFLNVDLPLLGFFWLGPLIFLIVHAYVLLHFVLLAGKVGDFDTELREQIPDEDVRRRLRRQLPSNIFVQFLAGSREVRTGVMGFMLRLIAQISLVIGPIALLVFFELQFLPYHDWAITWWHRIAVLADIVLLWLLWPSIARGETARLGWRDLQRAKIWILAFASLAPVLLVTAIATFPGEWAQNNLPSLRFIPWPDERGRWFSPHELLVAGEVDLAARKPKSLWSNRLVLPGFDVIDHTKFDTEAKIEALPETISLRARHLEGAVLIGAKLRKADFTSARLQGARLDGSDLRNARFECDDRGSAEPQCAQLQGASLNGAQLQGASLDGAQLQDARLLDGVQLQGASLKGTKLQGAWLVGARLQGASLDYAQLQGAQLNFVQLQGASLTSAELQGASLDGAKLQGASLNWTQLQVASLKVASLDGAYLQNAQLQGAQLDRSDLRGANFECDVIRPEPLQCTRLEGASLKQVFAWRADARRAEIWGARVADPETGQKYLCEKNGDPSACDWSAESFDELRRLITDKVPEGEKRRAAMERIAQSLDPSKPMEGEDEIARFWEDQAHSSVAHEDYEKRLARVWRETGCAEEGAPYVLRAFLGRLEVSWDSPFDEQSPHLPALAATFLDEAHCPGANGLTDAEKAKLKAIRDRPLTPAPKP